Proteins from a single region of Nomascus leucogenys isolate Asia chromosome 2, Asia_NLE_v1, whole genome shotgun sequence:
- the LOC115830883 gene encoding embryonic testis differentiation protein homolog A-like, with protein sequence MDKELPKASPNKLALNIRKPDKSFRCKKPTKNVLVFLINRQLGRHRSDIDLSRWLWVLS encoded by the coding sequence ATGGATAAAGAACTCCCTAAAGCCAGTCCCAACAAGCTTGCACTGAACATCAGGAAGCCTGACAAGTCCTTCAGATGCAAGAAGCCCACCAAAAATGTGCTGGTCTTTTTAATCAACAGACAACTGGGCAGGCACAGAAGTGACATCGACCTGTCAAGGTGGCTATGGGTGCTGTCATAA